A part of Denitratisoma oestradiolicum genomic DNA contains:
- the fliF gene encoding flagellar basal-body MS-ring/collar protein FliF: protein MAKTSPALTEVPLSLATFNRLPMRFKIAAMVGVALTVTVIVGAWLWAKQPDYSVLFSNLSEQDGGQIVTALQQQNVPYKFSEGGGAILVPSGQVHDIRLRLAAQGMPKGGLVGFEVLESQKLGASQFLEQVNYQRALEGELARTIGTISSVRGARVHLAIPKQSAFLRDEQRPTASVLVNLHPGRSLDGIQVSGIVHLVSASVPELSPASVSVVDQEGNLISQQSDSLRNSGLDPTQLKYVRELEAGYIKRIETILSPIVGGGNVRAQVTADVDFSQTEQVAETYKPNPNPETAVRSQQTNESGQGTPQALGVPGAISNQPPVPATAPLTSPPVAGGSTGSSQSTANFSRNSTINYEVDKTVRHVKGSPGMVKRLSVAVVINQKKEPGKPKAVPLSDTEMRQISDLTREAMGFNKERGDTLNVANAAFSPADESAMPQTPFWKDPGLIALLKDLGRYLAAFVIAYLTWTRLLQPLFRKLSELPLPKAYEEEELFPETGPGQHAQRSFDAKMDHARNLARENPKAVANVIKEWVSGGESR from the coding sequence ATGGCCAAAACCAGCCCTGCCCTGACGGAAGTCCCCCTCTCACTGGCGACCTTCAACCGCTTGCCCATGCGCTTCAAGATCGCCGCCATGGTGGGGGTGGCTCTGACCGTAACCGTGATCGTGGGCGCCTGGCTGTGGGCAAAGCAGCCGGATTACTCAGTGCTGTTCTCCAACCTCAGCGAACAGGACGGTGGCCAGATCGTGACGGCCCTGCAACAGCAGAACGTGCCCTACAAGTTCTCCGAGGGCGGAGGGGCGATCCTGGTGCCTTCCGGTCAGGTGCATGATATCCGCCTGAGACTGGCCGCCCAGGGCATGCCCAAGGGCGGTCTGGTGGGCTTCGAAGTACTGGAATCCCAGAAGCTGGGCGCCAGCCAGTTCCTCGAACAGGTCAATTATCAGCGGGCACTGGAAGGAGAACTGGCCCGCACCATCGGCACCATTTCCTCGGTACGGGGCGCGCGGGTCCACCTGGCCATTCCCAAGCAGTCGGCCTTCCTGCGGGACGAGCAACGGCCCACGGCCTCGGTGCTGGTGAACCTGCATCCGGGACGCAGCCTGGACGGCATTCAGGTCTCAGGCATCGTGCATCTGGTCTCGGCCAGTGTCCCCGAACTCTCCCCGGCCAGCGTCAGCGTGGTGGACCAGGAAGGCAATCTGATCTCCCAGCAGTCGGACTCCCTGCGCAACTCGGGCCTCGACCCCACCCAGCTCAAATATGTGCGGGAACTGGAAGCGGGTTACATCAAACGGATCGAAACCATTCTGAGTCCCATCGTCGGTGGCGGCAATGTCCGTGCCCAGGTAACCGCAGACGTGGACTTTTCCCAGACCGAGCAAGTGGCGGAAACCTACAAGCCCAATCCGAACCCGGAAACCGCGGTTCGCAGCCAGCAGACCAACGAATCCGGTCAGGGCACGCCCCAGGCTCTCGGGGTGCCCGGCGCCATCAGCAACCAGCCCCCGGTCCCGGCCACGGCCCCCCTCACCAGCCCACCCGTCGCCGGCGGCTCGACGGGGTCGTCTCAGTCGACAGCGAACTTTTCCCGCAACTCCACGATCAATTACGAGGTGGATAAGACAGTTCGTCATGTCAAGGGCTCGCCCGGCATGGTCAAGCGACTTTCCGTGGCGGTGGTGATCAATCAGAAGAAGGAACCCGGCAAGCCCAAGGCCGTGCCACTGTCCGATACCGAGATGCGCCAGATCAGCGACCTGACCCGAGAGGCCATGGGCTTCAACAAGGAAAGGGGCGATACCCTGAACGTCGCCAACGCGGCCTTCAGCCCGGCGGATGAGTCCGCCATGCCCCAGACCCCGTTCTGGAAGGACCCCGGACTGATCGCTCTGCTCAAAGATCTGGGGCGCTATCTGGCGGCTTTTGTGATTGCCTATCTGACATGGACTAGACTGCTGCAACCCCTGTTCAGGAAACTATCCGAACTTCCCCTGCCCAAGGCTTATGAAGAAGAGGAATTGTTCCCGGAAACCGGCCCTGGCCAACACGCCCAGCGGTCTTTCGACGCCAAGATGGATCATGCCCGTAACCTGGCACGGGAGAATCCCAAGGCGGTAGCCAACGTAATCAAGGAGTGGGTCAGTGGCGGCGAGTCCCGATGA
- the fliG gene encoding flagellar motor switch protein FliG, which translates to MAASPDEGIEKSAILLLSLGEDEAASILKNLAPKEVQKIGHAMAALKQVPRSRIEAVLDDLHTGTLEGTPVSVDENAIRSMLTKALGDDKAANLISRILQGGDTAGIESLKWMDAATVADLIRNEHPQIIATILVHLEFDHAGEILKLFTERLRNDVLLRIATLDGVQPAALRELNEALTRLLSGAASNVKKAAIGGIRHAAEILNFVGQQAETAIVDNVREYDPELAQKILDEMFVFENLLDIDDRGIQMLLREVQSDSLIVALKGASPELREKIFKNMSQRAAEMLREDLESKGPVRLSEVEGEQKEILKIARRLADEGQLVLAGGAEDQFV; encoded by the coding sequence GTGGCGGCGAGTCCCGATGAGGGAATTGAAAAAAGCGCGATTCTTCTGCTCTCCCTTGGCGAGGACGAGGCGGCCTCCATCCTGAAGAATCTGGCCCCCAAGGAAGTGCAGAAGATCGGCCATGCCATGGCGGCCCTCAAGCAGGTGCCCCGCAGTCGCATCGAGGCCGTACTGGATGATCTGCACACCGGCACACTGGAAGGCACGCCGGTTTCCGTGGACGAAAACGCCATCCGCTCCATGCTGACCAAGGCCCTGGGAGACGACAAGGCCGCCAATCTCATCTCCCGCATCCTGCAAGGCGGTGATACGGCGGGCATTGAAAGCCTCAAATGGATGGATGCGGCCACGGTCGCCGACCTGATCCGCAACGAGCACCCCCAGATCATCGCCACCATCCTGGTACACCTGGAATTCGACCATGCCGGCGAGATTCTCAAATTGTTCACCGAACGACTGCGCAACGATGTGCTGCTGCGCATCGCCACCCTCGACGGGGTGCAGCCCGCCGCCCTGCGGGAACTCAACGAAGCTCTGACCCGACTGCTCTCCGGCGCTGCCTCCAACGTCAAGAAGGCTGCCATCGGCGGCATACGCCATGCTGCCGAAATCCTCAACTTCGTCGGCCAGCAGGCGGAAACCGCCATTGTCGACAACGTGCGGGAGTACGATCCAGAGCTGGCCCAGAAGATCCTGGATGAAATGTTCGTCTTCGAGAACCTGCTCGACATCGATGACCGGGGCATCCAGATGCTGCTGCGGGAAGTGCAGTCCGACTCACTGATCGTGGCCTTGAAGGGTGCATCTCCGGAGCTGCGGGAGAAGATATTCAAGAACATGTCCCAGCGGGCGGCCGAAATGCTGCGAGAGGATCTGGAATCCAAGGGGCCGGTACGCCTGTCCGAAGTGGAAGGTGAGCAAAAGGAAATCCTCAAGATTGCCCGACGTCTGGCGGACGAAGGCCAACTGGTCCTGGCGGGTGGCGCCGAGGATCAGTTCGTCTAG
- a CDS encoding sensor histidine kinase — protein MNISQNEADPVGSTELRSAEAARLAEAFRLFTQVSGELSGAYAQLQVQVAQLTERMRLLQDALPAGVMVLDVAGCIVQANPAAALLLEGDIEGLNWPEVEKARLLESDLPGEFWVVPGRERRLAMTVSALDSAGGRIVLLHDITEAHRLKSQAERHERLAAMGEMAAQLAHQLRTPLAAALLYAGNLENPDLPEPSRIPIAQKTVARLRALERLIRDMLLFARGEALGRETMTVGELVQDAVHIIEPLARQWQVEFLVDDGAGGTELIGNRKELAGALSNLLENALHAVTGNGRVELETRAHADRVDFTIRDNGQGMEPEVVVRLFEPFFTTRAEGTGLGLAIARGVARVHGGGIEVRSRPGQGTEFIFSVARRQAPEPGA, from the coding sequence ATGAATATTTCCCAGAATGAAGCTGATCCGGTGGGCTCGACCGAACTGCGCAGCGCGGAAGCCGCCCGTCTGGCAGAAGCCTTCCGCCTGTTCACTCAGGTCTCCGGCGAACTGTCTGGCGCCTATGCCCAGTTACAGGTCCAGGTCGCGCAACTGACGGAACGCATGCGGCTTTTGCAGGACGCCCTGCCCGCCGGCGTGATGGTCCTGGATGTGGCGGGATGTATTGTCCAGGCCAATCCGGCTGCGGCCCTCCTGCTGGAGGGCGACATCGAGGGGCTGAACTGGCCCGAGGTGGAGAAGGCACGCTTGCTGGAGAGCGATCTGCCTGGCGAGTTCTGGGTAGTCCCCGGGCGTGAGCGACGTCTGGCCATGACTGTCAGCGCCCTGGATTCGGCGGGGGGGCGGATCGTTCTGCTGCATGACATCACCGAGGCTCACCGACTCAAGTCCCAGGCGGAGCGCCACGAGCGTCTGGCGGCGATGGGGGAGATGGCGGCCCAGTTGGCCCATCAGTTGCGCACTCCGCTGGCCGCGGCCCTGCTCTATGCCGGCAACCTGGAGAACCCCGACCTGCCCGAGCCGAGTCGGATTCCCATCGCCCAGAAGACCGTGGCGCGGCTCCGTGCCCTGGAGCGCCTGATCCGGGACATGCTGCTGTTCGCCCGAGGGGAAGCCCTGGGCCGGGAAACCATGACCGTGGGGGAGTTGGTGCAGGATGCCGTCCATATCATCGAGCCCCTGGCCCGTCAGTGGCAGGTGGAATTTTTGGTGGACGATGGTGCGGGCGGGACCGAGCTCATCGGCAACCGGAAGGAGCTGGCGGGCGCCCTGTCCAACCTTCTGGAGAACGCCCTCCATGCGGTGACGGGGAACGGACGGGTGGAGCTGGAAACCCGTGCCCATGCCGATCGTGTCGATTTCACCATTCGTGACAACGGCCAGGGCATGGAGCCCGAAGTGGTTGTGCGGCTGTTCGAGCCCTTCTTCACCACCAGGGCGGAGGGTACCGGACTGGGCCTGGCCATTGCACGGGGCGTCGCACGAGTACATGGCGGAGGTATAGAGGTCAGATCCCGGCCGGGCCAGGGCACCGAATTCATTTTTTCCGTGGCTCGCAGGCAGGCACCGGAGCCTGGGGCATGA